In one Cupriavidus taiwanensis genomic region, the following are encoded:
- the ftsZ gene encoding cell division protein FtsZ: MDFDMIETEVMDGTIIKVVGVGGAGGNAVQHMISRGVQGVEFICMNTDAQALKRSTASRVLQLGNTGLGAGAKPEVGRGCADQAREQIADALRGAHMVFITAGMGGGTGTGAAPIVAQVAKEMGILTVGVVSKPFDFEGARRAKVAEHGSSELESSVDSLIVVLNEKLFEVMGDDAEMDKCFQCADDVLHNAVAGIAEIINVDGLVNVDFEDVKTVMGEQGKAMMGTATVSGVDRARLAAEQAVASPLLEGVDLSGARGVLVNITASRSLKLSETKEVMNTIRSYAAEDATVIFGTVYDDSMSDALRVTVVATGLGRSAKKQQPMTLLKTGTDNMPVQMMANMAATAAQHSSPDYSNLDTPAVWRSSRESASAHVAALQEKGVDTYDIPAFLRKQAD; the protein is encoded by the coding sequence ATGGACTTTGACATGATCGAAACGGAAGTGATGGACGGCACCATCATCAAGGTGGTCGGCGTGGGCGGCGCGGGCGGCAATGCCGTGCAGCACATGATCAGCCGCGGCGTCCAAGGCGTCGAATTCATCTGCATGAATACCGACGCCCAGGCGCTCAAGCGTTCCACCGCTTCGCGCGTGCTTCAACTCGGCAATACGGGCCTGGGCGCTGGCGCCAAGCCGGAAGTCGGCCGCGGTTGCGCCGATCAGGCCCGCGAGCAGATCGCCGACGCGCTGCGCGGCGCGCACATGGTCTTCATCACTGCCGGCATGGGCGGCGGTACCGGCACGGGCGCCGCGCCGATCGTTGCGCAAGTGGCCAAGGAGATGGGCATCCTGACCGTGGGCGTGGTCAGCAAGCCGTTCGACTTCGAAGGCGCGCGCCGCGCCAAGGTGGCCGAGCACGGTTCCAGCGAGCTGGAATCGAGCGTCGACTCGCTGATCGTGGTGCTCAACGAGAAGCTGTTCGAAGTGATGGGCGACGACGCCGAGATGGACAAGTGCTTCCAGTGCGCCGACGACGTGCTGCACAACGCGGTGGCCGGCATTGCCGAGATCATCAACGTTGACGGCCTGGTCAACGTCGACTTCGAAGACGTCAAGACGGTGATGGGCGAGCAGGGCAAGGCCATGATGGGGACGGCCACCGTGTCGGGCGTGGACCGCGCCCGCCTGGCGGCCGAGCAGGCCGTTGCCAGCCCGCTGCTGGAAGGCGTGGACCTGTCCGGCGCGCGCGGCGTGCTGGTCAACATCACCGCCAGCCGTTCGCTGAAGCTGTCGGAAACCAAGGAAGTCATGAACACCATCCGCAGCTACGCCGCGGAAGATGCGACCGTGATCTTCGGTACGGTGTACGACGACTCGATGAGCGACGCGCTGCGCGTGACCGTGGTCGCGACCGGCCTGGGCCGCTCGGCCAAGAAGCAGCAGCCGATGACGCTGCTGAAGACCGGCACCGACAACATGCCGGTGCAGATGATGGCCAACATGGCCGCCACCGCCGCGCAGCACAGCTCGCCGGACTACAGCAACCTCGATACGCCGGCAGTGTGGCGCAGCTCGCGTGAGTCGGCGTCGGCCCACGTTGCGGCGCTGCAGGAAAAGGGTGTGGATACGTACGACATCCCGGCCTTCCTGCGCAAGCAGGCAGACTGA
- a CDS encoding peroxiredoxin, with product MITVGSRVPDATLQEFFETESNGCALGPNAFKVADLVRGRKIVVFGLPGAFTPTCSAKHVPGFVQHAAALREAGVDEIWCVSVNDAFVMGAWGREQQVAGKVRMMADGSAEWTRALGLDQDLSARGMGVRAKRFAMVIDDGVVTRLEVEAPGEFRVSSAEAVLAALRG from the coding sequence ATGATCACTGTCGGTTCCCGCGTCCCCGACGCCACGCTGCAGGAATTCTTCGAGACCGAAAGCAACGGCTGCGCGCTCGGCCCCAATGCGTTCAAGGTGGCGGACCTGGTCCGCGGCCGCAAGATCGTGGTGTTCGGCCTGCCCGGCGCCTTCACGCCGACGTGTTCGGCCAAGCATGTGCCGGGCTTCGTGCAGCATGCCGCGGCGCTGCGCGAGGCGGGCGTGGACGAGATCTGGTGCGTCTCGGTCAACGATGCCTTCGTGATGGGCGCCTGGGGCCGCGAGCAGCAGGTGGCCGGCAAGGTGCGGATGATGGCCGACGGCAGCGCCGAGTGGACCCGCGCGCTTGGCCTGGACCAGGACCTGAGCGCGCGCGGCATGGGCGTGCGCGCCAAGCGTTTCGCCATGGTGATCGACGATGGCGTGGTGACCCGGCTCGAAGTCGAGGCGCCGGGCGAATTCCGTGTCAGCAGCGCCGAGGCGGTGCTGGCGGCGTTGCGTGGCTGA